In Phycisphaeraceae bacterium, one DNA window encodes the following:
- the rlmN gene encoding 23S rRNA (adenine(2503)-C(2))-methyltransferase RlmN translates to MSQAAPTAFFELDLEGLRAWVTERRLPRFAAEQMARWVYERGVVDPAQMTDLSKLAREMLAREMVFLQGRVRQHQLATDGTQKLLIAWPPSSTAGPDSAATLEQIDPSERRTECVMIPTEDRRTACISSQVGCPVGCRFCASGLGGLEGNLTRGRILEQVWQLARLPDVTRISHVVFMGMGEPLANFAAVTDAIRTLNAPWGFGISARRITVSTVGLPASIRKLCDFEIPVTLALSLHAPTDAVRRQIIPWAEYSTIKELLDAAQEWFDRTGREITLEYILLGGVNDQVDHASELARLARSMRANVNLIRYNEVAGLPFARPRDEDVLRFQQVLRERGVNTHIRRSRGRDIAAACGQLRHESRRATAR, encoded by the coding sequence ATGAGCCAAGCGGCCCCCACCGCCTTCTTCGAGCTCGATCTCGAGGGCCTTCGCGCCTGGGTGACCGAGCGCCGTCTCCCTCGCTTTGCCGCGGAGCAGATGGCGCGCTGGGTCTACGAGCGCGGCGTGGTCGATCCCGCGCAGATGACCGATCTCTCGAAGCTCGCGCGAGAGATGCTGGCGCGCGAGATGGTCTTCCTGCAGGGCAGGGTCCGCCAGCATCAGCTCGCAACCGACGGCACGCAGAAGCTGCTGATCGCGTGGCCGCCGAGCTCGACCGCAGGCCCTGATTCGGCGGCGACCCTCGAACAGATCGACCCATCGGAGCGGCGCACCGAGTGCGTGATGATTCCGACGGAGGATCGTCGCACGGCATGCATCTCGAGCCAGGTGGGGTGTCCCGTCGGCTGCCGATTCTGTGCAAGCGGACTCGGAGGACTCGAGGGGAACCTCACCCGAGGTCGGATTCTCGAGCAGGTCTGGCAACTCGCCCGGCTGCCCGATGTGACGAGGATCTCCCATGTCGTCTTCATGGGCATGGGCGAGCCTCTGGCGAACTTCGCCGCGGTGACCGACGCGATCCGGACTCTCAACGCACCGTGGGGCTTCGGCATTTCGGCGAGGCGCATCACCGTGAGCACGGTCGGACTTCCCGCCTCGATCCGGAAGCTCTGCGATTTTGAGATCCCCGTGACGCTCGCGCTCTCGCTGCATGCGCCGACCGATGCGGTTCGTCGCCAGATCATTCCGTGGGCGGAGTACTCGACCATCAAGGAGCTCCTTGATGCAGCGCAGGAGTGGTTCGACAGGACGGGGCGCGAGATCACGCTCGAGTACATCCTGCTCGGCGGCGTGAATGACCAGGTCGATCATGCAAGTGAACTCGCCCGGCTGGCCCGCTCCATGCGCGCGAATGTCAACCTGATCCGCTACAACGAGGTCGCGGGCCTTCCCTTTGCGCGACCGCGCGACGAGGATGTGCTCCGCTTCCAGCAAGTTCTTCGCGAGCGCGGGGTGAACACCCACATTCGACGAAGTCGCGGGCGCGACATTGCCGCCGCCTGCGGCCAATTGCGTCACGAGTCACGCCGCGCGACGGCCCGGTGA
- a CDS encoding HAD hydrolase family protein, with product MALLVIDLDGTLLGRDGGVSAVNAAALHRARDAGIEIVLATGRNWKESRRAIDAINHDGLLVGAGGSVVNRAGDGATVRRATLDAEVVADCTRLLLEHGHRALLLKDHHESDHDYCLVGEHQLDAASRWWFDTHDLTRLEVLCPDEAHRRELTHGTLRVGSVAPSERLAACTRIMLDRHGGLIHAQQWGALTQTETVGSSTHLLEVFARGVDKWTAVEWICSERNIDPSRVVAIGDGLNDVGMVKSAGLGIAMGNAIEPVRQVADVVVAPFDRDGVAEAVDRALSHFGLGRGR from the coding sequence GTGGCGCTCCTGGTGATTGATCTCGACGGCACGCTGCTGGGCCGGGATGGCGGGGTATCGGCCGTCAATGCCGCAGCTCTTCACAGGGCCCGCGACGCCGGCATCGAAATCGTCCTCGCCACGGGTCGGAATTGGAAGGAGTCCCGACGGGCGATCGATGCGATCAACCACGATGGCCTGCTGGTGGGTGCCGGCGGGAGCGTGGTCAATCGCGCCGGGGACGGCGCCACGGTGCGCCGCGCGACGCTTGATGCCGAAGTGGTGGCTGACTGCACGCGCCTGCTGCTCGAGCATGGACATCGGGCACTGCTTCTCAAGGACCACCACGAAAGCGATCATGACTATTGCCTGGTCGGCGAACACCAGCTCGACGCGGCGTCGCGCTGGTGGTTCGATACCCACGATCTGACGCGCCTCGAGGTGCTCTGCCCCGATGAGGCGCATCGCCGTGAGCTCACCCATGGCACGCTCCGAGTGGGAAGTGTCGCGCCCTCCGAGCGCCTGGCCGCCTGCACGCGAATCATGCTCGACCGCCACGGGGGGCTCATTCACGCCCAGCAGTGGGGGGCGCTGACGCAGACGGAGACCGTCGGGAGTTCCACGCACCTGCTTGAAGTCTTCGCTCGCGGGGTCGACAAGTGGACGGCCGTCGAGTGGATTTGTTCGGAGCGCAACATCGATCCTTCGCGCGTCGTCGCGATCGGGGATGGCCTCAACGATGTCGGCATGGTGAAGTCGGCGGGCCTCGGGATCGCGATGGGAAACGCGATTGAGCCGGTGCGTCAGGTCGCCGATGTCGTGGTCGCGCCCTTCGATCGGGATGGCGTCGCGGAGGCGGTTGATCGTGCTCTCTCGCACTTTGGGCTGGGGCGGGGCCGATGA
- a CDS encoding RluA family pseudouridine synthase codes for MSDSEQPPSPPGDPESSSPDLAADGPGTEELLELYTRQDADDETPVTVSFEISRAIDKRIDRYLVDRVPFLSRTSLQRLIRESSVTVNGRVPKPSTKLRRGDLVVAVLPPPPSREIGADEIPLEVLFEDEHLIVVNKQANLIVHPARSIKRGTLVNALAWHFLHSGSGHLSSVGEDLARPGIVHRLDRHTTGAIVAAKSDVAHWRLAKQFQDRRTSKRYLALVHGSVEPDGSLVDLPLGKHPTIRERYAVRWDDTGKASQTVVRVLERYPAAEPSQTCSLVELDLLTGRTHQIRVHLSHLGWPIVGDDLYEGRPLRRSASGDALIGEWSDPRDPGRDRDGSLDGREGEPAILARQALHATSLEFSHPISGEPLRFVAPLPADLRAAIDLLRRRRCVVVDAPGHEIDLAEVGVPRAA; via the coding sequence GTGAGCGACTCGGAGCAGCCGCCTTCGCCGCCCGGGGATCCGGAGTCCTCCTCCCCTGATCTCGCGGCCGACGGCCCGGGCACCGAGGAACTGCTCGAACTCTACACCCGGCAGGACGCCGACGATGAGACGCCCGTCACGGTCTCCTTTGAGATCTCGCGCGCCATTGACAAGCGCATCGATCGCTACCTCGTCGATCGAGTGCCGTTCCTGAGCCGGACTTCGCTGCAGCGTCTCATTCGCGAGTCGTCGGTGACGGTCAATGGTCGCGTGCCGAAGCCGAGCACCAAGCTCCGGCGTGGAGATCTCGTGGTGGCGGTGCTGCCCCCGCCCCCTTCGCGCGAGATCGGCGCCGATGAGATTCCGCTCGAGGTGCTCTTTGAAGATGAGCATCTCATCGTGGTGAACAAGCAGGCGAATCTCATCGTGCACCCCGCGCGCTCAATCAAGCGCGGCACGCTCGTCAACGCGCTCGCGTGGCACTTTCTCCACTCGGGCTCGGGACACCTCTCGAGCGTCGGCGAGGATCTCGCGAGGCCGGGCATCGTCCATCGCCTCGACCGGCACACCACCGGCGCGATCGTCGCGGCCAAGAGTGATGTGGCCCATTGGCGATTGGCGAAGCAATTCCAGGATCGACGCACCAGCAAGCGCTACCTCGCACTCGTGCACGGCTCGGTCGAACCCGACGGCTCGCTCGTCGACTTGCCGCTCGGCAAGCATCCGACGATTCGTGAGCGATATGCCGTGCGCTGGGACGACACCGGAAAGGCGAGCCAGACCGTCGTCCGCGTGCTCGAGCGCTATCCGGCGGCCGAGCCGTCGCAGACCTGCTCGCTGGTTGAACTCGATCTGCTCACGGGGCGAACCCATCAGATTCGGGTGCATCTTTCTCACCTCGGCTGGCCGATTGTCGGCGATGACCTCTACGAAGGGCGCCCGCTGCGACGCTCGGCGTCAGGCGACGCGCTCATCGGGGAGTGGAGCGACCCCCGTGATCCGGGCCGCGATCGCGATGGGTCTCTTGACGGCCGTGAAGGAGAGCCCGCGATCCTCGCGCGCCAGGCGCTGCATGCGACCTCGCTCGAGTTCTCCCATCCCATCTCGGGCGAACCGCTGCGTTTCGTGGCGCCGTTGCCGGCGGATCTGCGCGCGGCCATCGATCTCCTGCGCCGACGCCGCTGCGTGGTCGTCGATGCGCCGGGCCATGAGATCGATCTTGCCGAGGTCGGGGTGCCGCGCGCGGCGTGA
- the aat gene encoding leucyl/phenylalanyl-tRNA--protein transferase, with protein sequence MSGASHEPNPGSEGPSFAEPEGGPPGEPCTGDESGEWTTVDPAEPEGSPGELTIGILIGAYVRGAFPMGEPDSDRWSLFTVSTRAILPLDRFRAPRGARRKLARGTFTATFDRDFSAVIRGCAESRPGRESSWINEPIIAAYSQLHELGLAHSVETWRDGRIVGGIYGVAMGAAFFGESMFSRIDEGGSDASSAALSVLVDHLRCRGFRLFDCQFANEHTLRLGAIEISEEEYFEQLDRALALPDAW encoded by the coding sequence ATGAGCGGTGCCTCCCACGAGCCGAATCCGGGTTCAGAGGGTCCTTCCTTCGCGGAGCCGGAGGGAGGACCTCCGGGCGAGCCATGCACCGGGGACGAGTCGGGCGAGTGGACCACCGTGGATCCTGCGGAGCCCGAAGGAAGCCCCGGCGAACTCACCATCGGCATCCTGATCGGGGCCTATGTGCGCGGAGCGTTCCCCATGGGCGAGCCCGATTCCGACCGCTGGTCGCTCTTCACCGTGAGCACGCGGGCCATCCTTCCCCTTGATCGCTTCCGAGCGCCACGCGGCGCGCGGCGCAAGCTGGCGCGGGGGACCTTCACCGCGACTTTCGACCGGGACTTCTCCGCGGTGATTCGAGGCTGTGCCGAGAGCCGTCCGGGTCGCGAGTCGAGCTGGATCAATGAGCCGATCATCGCGGCGTACTCGCAACTGCATGAGCTGGGCCTCGCCCACTCGGTGGAGACCTGGCGCGACGGGCGGATCGTGGGCGGCATCTACGGAGTGGCGATGGGAGCCGCCTTCTTCGGCGAGAGCATGTTCAGCCGCATCGACGAGGGCGGCAGCGATGCCAGCAGCGCGGCGCTGAGCGTGCTGGTCGATCACCTTCGATGTCGGGGCTTCCGCCTCTTCGACTGCCAGTTTGCGAACGAGCACACGCTGCGTCTCGGGGCCATCGAGATCAGCGAGGAGGAGTACTTCGAGCAGCTCGATCGGGCTCTCGCACTGCCCGATGCGTGGTGA
- a CDS encoding sodium-dependent bicarbonate transport family permease: MDFGLLIQNLLSPPILFFALGMAATLLRSDLDLPAAVTRALSIYLLMAIGIHGGVELAGTGISGQVALTLVVAVTASALFPFVSYAILRRWLDPANAAAIAACYGSVSVVTFVTAAGFLDRAEIAYSGFMVAAVALMESPAIVTGVLLGRRGMMKLEASEARGAAGGGAPDAPRAGSSAAAKHSSGGRSVLHEALTNGAVVLLVGSLLIGLATGERGWLSIKPFVKDPFQGLLCLFLLDMGLMAAKRLRDLRRSGLPLLIFALVTPVAQATLGALCAALLGLSRGDGMLLAVLFGSASYIAVPAAVRIALPRANPSLFVPMALAVTFPLNITIGMPLYLMMASSWCNP; the protein is encoded by the coding sequence ATGGACTTCGGCCTGCTCATCCAGAATCTGCTCTCGCCGCCGATTCTCTTCTTTGCCCTCGGCATGGCGGCCACGCTGCTCCGCTCCGATCTCGACCTGCCCGCAGCCGTCACGCGAGCACTCTCGATCTATCTCCTGATGGCGATCGGCATCCACGGCGGTGTTGAGCTCGCCGGGACCGGCATCTCAGGACAGGTAGCGCTCACGCTCGTCGTGGCGGTGACGGCCAGTGCGCTCTTTCCCTTCGTCTCATATGCCATTCTTCGACGCTGGCTCGATCCCGCGAATGCCGCCGCGATCGCCGCCTGCTACGGCTCGGTGAGCGTGGTGACCTTCGTCACCGCCGCGGGCTTTCTCGATCGCGCGGAGATCGCCTACAGCGGATTCATGGTGGCGGCGGTGGCGCTCATGGAGTCACCCGCCATCGTCACCGGCGTGCTGCTCGGTCGTCGGGGCATGATGAAGCTCGAAGCGAGTGAGGCTCGGGGCGCCGCAGGCGGAGGTGCCCCAGACGCGCCCCGCGCCGGCTCCTCGGCCGCGGCCAAGCACTCTTCCGGCGGTCGCTCGGTGCTGCATGAAGCGCTCACCAACGGCGCCGTGGTCCTGCTCGTCGGAAGCCTGCTCATCGGGCTTGCCACGGGTGAACGAGGCTGGCTCTCCATCAAGCCCTTCGTCAAGGATCCCTTCCAGGGTCTCCTCTGTCTCTTCCTGCTGGACATGGGGCTGATGGCGGCGAAGCGCCTCAGGGATCTGCGCCGATCCGGTCTGCCGCTGCTCATCTTTGCACTGGTGACTCCGGTGGCTCAGGCCACGCTGGGGGCCCTCTGCGCCGCGCTGCTTGGGCTCTCACGCGGCGACGGCATGCTGCTCGCCGTCCTCTTCGGAAGCGCGAGTTACATCGCCGTCCCGGCCGCGGTGCGCATCGCGCTGCCCCGCGCCAATCCAAGCCTCTTTGTGCCGATGGCCCTTGCGGTCACTTTCCCGCTCAACATCACCATCGGCATGCCGCTCTATCTGATGATGGCCTCCTCTTGGTGCAACCCATGA
- a CDS encoding aldehyde dehydrogenase: protein MTSATTTTSAPSEPPGVLESFNPATGEVVGAVPMTAVEAIPGMVARACAVQRRWADVPAAQRAEMLRPAAKVLKSRAEEIGTLLCREMGKPIKEAIGEVSYAADSFAAELDEIVAAIEPEHLVDEKTETTLHFDPLGVCAAITPWNFPVLMPQENVVPALVAGNAVLLKPSELTPLVARAWTECVTPSLPPDVLQLIFGDERQGRALVSADVDLIAFTGSRSAGQNIMKAAAGGLKRLVLELGGKDPLVVLRDADLEAAATFAVRNSFRNAGQVCVSTERIYVDRSIAERFKALVIEKAKALVQGPGSDEGVTIGPMVSREQKEKVDAAVRRAVEQGARVLLGGDPKPGDNFYPPTVLDGLDHTKEIMREETFGPVACIMEFDSENDAASLANDTPYGLGAAVFSRDVERARAFARRLHSGMIGINQGCGGAKGSPWVGAKQSGFGFHSGPLGHRQFTQVRTVSMPKVAAPH from the coding sequence ATGACCAGTGCAACGACAACGACCTCCGCGCCCTCCGAACCGCCCGGAGTGCTCGAGAGCTTCAACCCTGCGACGGGCGAAGTCGTCGGTGCGGTGCCCATGACCGCCGTCGAGGCGATCCCCGGCATGGTGGCGCGGGCGTGCGCCGTGCAGCGGCGCTGGGCCGATGTACCCGCGGCGCAGCGAGCGGAGATGCTCCGACCTGCGGCCAAGGTTCTCAAGTCGCGCGCCGAGGAGATCGGCACGCTGCTCTGCCGCGAAATGGGCAAGCCCATCAAGGAAGCGATTGGCGAAGTGAGTTACGCCGCCGACTCCTTCGCCGCCGAGCTCGATGAGATCGTTGCGGCCATCGAGCCCGAGCATCTCGTCGATGAGAAGACCGAGACGACGCTCCACTTCGATCCGCTGGGGGTCTGCGCGGCGATCACGCCGTGGAACTTTCCCGTGCTGATGCCACAGGAGAATGTCGTGCCCGCGCTTGTCGCCGGGAATGCGGTGCTCCTCAAGCCGAGCGAACTCACGCCGCTTGTCGCTCGAGCCTGGACGGAGTGCGTCACACCCTCGCTGCCGCCCGATGTGCTGCAACTCATCTTCGGCGATGAGCGACAGGGGCGAGCGCTGGTCTCCGCCGATGTCGATCTCATCGCCTTCACCGGGAGCCGATCGGCGGGGCAGAACATCATGAAGGCGGCCGCGGGAGGCTTGAAGCGTCTCGTGCTCGAACTCGGAGGCAAGGATCCGCTGGTCGTGCTGCGCGACGCCGACCTCGAAGCCGCCGCGACCTTCGCCGTGCGCAACAGCTTCCGCAACGCGGGGCAGGTGTGCGTGAGCACCGAGCGGATCTATGTCGATCGCTCGATTGCGGAGCGCTTCAAGGCGCTGGTCATCGAGAAGGCCAAGGCGCTCGTCCAGGGACCGGGGAGCGACGAGGGAGTCACCATCGGGCCGATGGTCAGCCGCGAGCAGAAGGAGAAGGTCGATGCCGCCGTGCGCCGCGCGGTCGAGCAGGGCGCTCGCGTTCTTCTGGGTGGAGATCCCAAGCCCGGCGACAATTTCTATCCACCGACCGTGCTCGACGGGCTCGATCACACGAAGGAGATCATGCGCGAGGAGACCTTCGGTCCGGTCGCGTGCATCATGGAGTTCGACTCGGAGAATGATGCAGCGTCACTCGCGAACGACACGCCCTATGGACTCGGTGCCGCCGTCTTCAGCCGCGATGTGGAGCGGGCGCGGGCCTTCGCGCGGCGGCTGCACTCGGGCATGATCGGCATCAATCAGGGATGCGGTGGTGCGAAGGGCTCACCGTGGGTCGGCGCGAAGCAATCGGGGTTCGGCTTCCACTCCGGACCGCTCGGTCACCGACAATTCACGCAGGTGCGCACCGTGAGCATGCCGAAGGTGGCGGCACCACACTGA
- a CDS encoding class I SAM-dependent methyltransferase translates to MDEIRMSDERWRHTSAYIRALFAREDEVLEGLMTRATAEGLPAIDAGPESGRMLQMLAMMTAAALAIEVGTLAGVSAIWIARGLAPGGRLLSVDIEAKHQRVAAREAAAAGVADRIEFRLGRGSEVLPALIDEVGAGSVDLLFLDAERREYLPMMPVIKRLLRPRGVLVIDNALSAGRWIADPYAAGESPDTMDLVNRAVASDGDFAASTLLPVGNGLLVAVRTPLL, encoded by the coding sequence ATGGACGAGATTCGCATGAGTGACGAGCGCTGGCGCCACACGAGCGCCTACATTCGGGCGCTCTTTGCCCGGGAGGACGAGGTCCTCGAAGGTCTCATGACGCGGGCCACCGCGGAAGGACTGCCCGCGATCGACGCGGGCCCCGAGAGCGGGCGCATGCTCCAGATGCTCGCGATGATGACGGCGGCAGCGCTCGCCATCGAGGTCGGCACCCTCGCGGGTGTCTCGGCGATCTGGATTGCACGCGGCCTCGCTCCGGGCGGGCGCCTCCTGTCAGTCGACATCGAGGCGAAGCATCAGCGCGTCGCGGCACGCGAGGCGGCCGCCGCAGGGGTCGCCGATCGCATTGAGTTCCGGCTCGGGCGAGGCAGCGAGGTGCTGCCAGCATTGATCGATGAAGTGGGCGCAGGTTCAGTCGACCTGCTCTTTCTCGATGCGGAGCGGCGCGAGTATCTGCCCATGATGCCCGTCATCAAACGACTGCTCCGGCCCCGAGGCGTGCTCGTCATCGACAACGCCCTGAGCGCCGGGCGATGGATCGCCGATCCCTATGCCGCAGGCGAAAGTCCCGACACCATGGATCTCGTGAACCGAGCGGTCGCGTCGGATGGTGACTTCGCCGCATCGACGCTGCTGCCCGTGGGCAATGGCCTGCTGGTCGCCGTCCGAACGCCCTTGCTCTGA
- a CDS encoding succinate dehydrogenase/fumarate reductase iron-sulfur subunit, whose product MSQATFRIWRGDQKSAAFKDYQTEVGEGMVVLDAVHQIQAESAPTLACRWNCKAGKCGSCSAEVNGKPRLMCMTRLSDLDLSKPVIIEPLQSFPLIRDLVTDVSWNYRVKKRIRPFKPRKPDAPDGTWRMQQEDVERVQEFRKCIECFLCQDVCHVLRDHHKHPEFAGPRHFVYTAALEMHPLDTEDRLKDLKDSDGLGYCNITKCCTKVCPEHITITDNAIIPLKERVVDEFYDPVTRLLRIFRPKKQSA is encoded by the coding sequence ATGTCCCAGGCAACCTTCCGAATCTGGCGCGGTGATCAGAAGAGCGCCGCCTTCAAGGACTACCAGACCGAGGTGGGCGAGGGCATGGTCGTGCTCGACGCCGTGCATCAGATCCAGGCGGAGAGCGCACCGACGCTCGCCTGCCGCTGGAACTGCAAAGCGGGCAAGTGCGGGAGCTGCTCCGCTGAAGTCAACGGCAAGCCGCGCCTCATGTGCATGACGCGCCTCAGCGATCTCGACCTCTCGAAGCCGGTCATCATCGAACCCCTGCAGTCGTTCCCGCTCATCCGCGATCTCGTCACGGATGTCTCGTGGAACTATCGCGTCAAGAAGCGGATCAGGCCCTTCAAGCCTCGGAAGCCCGATGCTCCGGATGGCACCTGGCGCATGCAGCAGGAGGATGTGGAGCGCGTCCAGGAGTTCAGGAAGTGCATCGAGTGCTTCCTCTGCCAGGATGTCTGCCATGTCCTCCGTGATCACCACAAGCACCCGGAATTCGCCGGACCTCGGCACTTCGTCTACACGGCGGCGCTCGAAATGCACCCCCTCGACACCGAGGATCGCCTGAAGGACCTGAAGGACAGCGACGGCCTCGGCTACTGCAACATCACGAAGTGCTGCACGAAGGTCTGCCCCGAGCACATCACCATCACTGACAATGCGATCATCCCGCTCAAGGAGCGCGTGGTCGATGAGTTCTATGACCCGGTGACCCGACTCCTTCGGATCTTCAGGCCGAAGAAGCAGTCGGCGTGA